A single genomic interval of Variovorax sp. PMC12 harbors:
- a CDS encoding EAL domain-containing protein codes for MVHFITRRLSRLSVGRKLLVIYLLDLSAVIFISGILINEKFIAIDFGRKEMAGAAYIDRMRPSLLAAAGWHGAEPAPPLALERLEQQYGEGLQSAEVSQRFREALASAAQAGPAGRETARRAALEQGRALVTRIGNQSNLILDPDLDSYYTMSLVLLRFPELLELGADMAARLHAPGASGLAATEARTQYFILEGRIDAIAASIRSDYAEAFAAAKGPLQARLDPSRARLLASIEGFRRASRSVLESSDSTDAGASHRGLAAFDAAQQTLFAELDGAWSGAIGELDAMLTSREHGFFARMWMHLGTALFLLLMILTAVFYVARQISLPLRRLSGVVDTVRRTGDHSLRAHWDSGDEIGLLVLGFNDMLAQLDRQRQAQQELAASARAAEAQRDLVAAIPIPLMVTAIPNHEVLNANPSALAWLGGGTRDPWALGLAPGVRSRFFQQLADRGAVDEFEVRWLGGAEPSWAVLSARRLVYQGQDALLTAFTPINHLKLMEQRLMLWAKVFEASSEGILIIDGQHRILTANRALCRLTGHDLSDLVGEPPEQLMRDDTAHFADLWPVLDQRGTWQGEVSVRRRNGDSYPAWLVASVVRDGPDRISHYIFTSIDVSDRKRSEARIRFLAHHDVLTELPNRSLCIERLGLALQQARRKGQRVGVLFIDLDRFKNINDSLGHHVGDALLRSVAARMSQAVRPGDTVSRLGGDEFVVVLNNVADGQEILSLVERRLIALIRQPHDIDGAEIHVSCSVGIAVYPDDAQDIDALMRHADVAMYQSKASGRDTARFFTPEMNERAQQRLQLESSLRHAIERGELSLHYQPRIDAHTGALICVEALLRWQSAELGQVPPAQFIPIAEESGQIVAIGAWVIEQACAQHAAWRREGLGAIRVAINMSALQLRDGGLLEVLRGAIALHGVSPGDLELELTESTLMDAAEQSLSQLQALKSLGVMLSIDDFGTGYSSLNYLNRFPIDKLKIDRSFIHRMLGDPTDMAIARAIIGLGHALGLRVVAEGVERREEADSLRAARCDELQGFLIARPMPPGKLGGWIEQASPPAWHAHGAFDGAPA; via the coding sequence ATGGTGCATTTCATTACGCGTCGCCTCAGCCGGCTCAGCGTTGGCCGCAAACTGCTGGTCATCTACCTGCTCGACCTGAGCGCGGTCATCTTCATCAGCGGCATCCTCATCAACGAGAAGTTCATCGCGATCGATTTCGGCCGCAAGGAGATGGCGGGCGCGGCCTACATCGACCGCATGCGCCCGTCGCTGCTGGCCGCCGCCGGCTGGCACGGCGCCGAGCCTGCGCCGCCGCTGGCGCTCGAGCGGCTCGAGCAGCAGTACGGCGAGGGCTTGCAGAGCGCCGAGGTCAGCCAGCGGTTCCGCGAGGCGCTGGCGTCCGCCGCCCAGGCCGGCCCCGCCGGGCGCGAGACGGCCAGGCGCGCGGCGCTCGAGCAGGGGCGCGCACTGGTGACGCGCATCGGCAACCAGTCGAACCTGATCCTCGACCCCGACCTCGACAGCTACTACACGATGTCGCTGGTGCTGCTGCGCTTTCCGGAGTTGCTCGAACTCGGCGCCGACATGGCCGCGCGGCTGCACGCCCCTGGTGCCAGCGGGCTCGCCGCGACCGAGGCGCGCACGCAGTACTTCATCCTCGAAGGGCGCATCGATGCCATCGCGGCCAGCATCCGCAGCGACTATGCGGAGGCTTTCGCCGCCGCCAAGGGGCCGTTGCAGGCGCGGCTCGATCCGTCGCGTGCGCGCCTGCTGGCCAGCATCGAGGGGTTCAGGCGTGCTTCGCGCAGCGTGCTGGAATCGAGCGACAGCACCGACGCCGGCGCGAGCCACCGCGGTCTCGCGGCGTTCGACGCGGCCCAGCAGACGCTGTTTGCCGAGCTCGACGGCGCGTGGTCGGGCGCCATCGGCGAGCTCGACGCCATGCTCACCTCGCGCGAGCACGGCTTCTTCGCACGCATGTGGATGCACCTGGGCACGGCATTGTTCCTGCTGCTGATGATCCTCACGGCGGTGTTCTACGTGGCGCGCCAGATCTCGCTGCCGCTGCGCCGGCTGTCCGGCGTGGTCGACACCGTGCGCCGCACCGGCGACCACAGCCTGCGCGCGCACTGGGACAGCGGCGACGAGATCGGCCTGCTGGTGCTGGGCTTCAACGACATGCTCGCGCAGCTCGACCGCCAGCGGCAGGCGCAGCAGGAGCTCGCGGCCAGCGCCCGCGCGGCCGAAGCGCAGCGCGACCTGGTCGCGGCCATTCCGATCCCGCTGATGGTCACGGCCATTCCGAACCACGAAGTGCTCAACGCCAACCCCAGCGCGCTGGCGTGGCTTGGCGGGGGCACGCGCGACCCGTGGGCGCTGGGATTGGCGCCCGGCGTGCGCTCGCGCTTCTTCCAGCAGCTGGCCGACCGCGGCGCCGTCGACGAATTCGAGGTGCGCTGGCTCGGGGGCGCCGAGCCGTCGTGGGCGGTGCTGTCGGCGCGGCGGCTGGTCTACCAGGGGCAGGACGCGCTGCTCACCGCCTTCACGCCCATCAACCACCTCAAACTGATGGAGCAGCGGCTGATGCTCTGGGCCAAGGTGTTCGAGGCCTCGTCCGAGGGCATCCTGATCATCGACGGGCAGCATCGCATCCTCACGGCGAACCGGGCGCTGTGCCGCCTCACCGGCCACGACCTGAGCGATCTGGTGGGCGAGCCGCCCGAACAGCTCATGCGCGACGACACGGCGCATTTCGCCGACCTGTGGCCGGTGCTCGACCAGCGCGGCACCTGGCAGGGCGAGGTCAGCGTGCGCCGGCGCAACGGCGACAGCTACCCCGCCTGGCTGGTCGCCAGCGTGGTGCGCGACGGACCGGATCGCATCTCGCACTACATCTTCACGTCCATCGACGTGAGCGACCGCAAGCGCAGCGAGGCGCGCATCCGCTTCCTGGCCCATCACGACGTGCTGACCGAGCTGCCCAACCGGTCGCTGTGCATCGAGCGCCTGGGGCTGGCGTTGCAGCAGGCCCGGCGCAAGGGGCAGCGCGTGGGGGTGCTGTTCATCGACCTGGACCGCTTCAAGAACATCAACGACTCGCTGGGCCACCACGTGGGCGACGCGCTGCTGCGCTCGGTGGCCGCGCGCATGAGCCAGGCCGTGCGGCCCGGCGACACGGTGAGCCGCCTGGGCGGCGACGAGTTCGTCGTGGTGCTGAACAACGTGGCCGACGGCCAGGAGATCCTGTCGCTGGTCGAGCGCCGGCTCATCGCGCTGATCCGCCAGCCCCACGACATCGACGGCGCCGAGATCCATGTGTCGTGCAGCGTGGGCATCGCGGTGTACCCCGACGACGCGCAGGACATCGACGCGCTCATGCGCCATGCCGACGTCGCCATGTACCAGAGCAAGGCGAGCGGGCGCGACACCGCGCGCTTCTTCACCCCCGAGATGAACGAGCGCGCCCAGCAGCGCCTGCAGCTGGAGTCGAGCCTGCGCCATGCGATCGAGCGCGGCGAGCTGAGCCTGCACTACCAGCCGCGCATCGATGCGCACACCGGCGCGCTGATCTGCGTGGAGGCGCTGCTGCGCTGGCAGAGCGCGGAGCTGGGGCAGGTGCCCCCTGCGCAGTTCATCCCGATCGCCGAGGAGTCGGGGCAGATCGTGGCCATCGGCGCCTGGGTGATCGAGCAGGCCTGCGCGCAGCACGCCGCCTGGCGCCGCGAGGGGCTGGGCGCGATCCGGGTGGCGATCAACATGTCGGCGCTGCAGTTGCGCGACGGCGGCTTGCTGGAGGTGCTGCGCGGCGCCATCGCGCTGCACGGCGTGTCGCCCGGCGATCTGGAGCTGGAGCTCACCGAGTCGACGCTGATGGATGCGGCCGAGCAGTCCCTGTCGCAGCTGCAGGCGCTGAAGTCGCTCGGCGTGATGTTGTCGATCGACGACTTCGGCACCGGCTATTCGAGCCTGAACTACCTCAACCGCTTTCCCATCGACAAGCTGAAGATCGACCGCTCCTTCATCCACAGGATGCTGGGCGACCCCACCGACATGGCCATCGCGCGAGCGATCATCGGCCTGGGCCATGCCCTGGGACTGCGCGTCGTGGCCGAGGGCGTGGAGCGGCGCGAGGAAGCGGACAGCCTGCGCGCCGCGCGTTGCGACGAGCTGCAGGGCTTTCTCATCGCCCGGCCGATGCCGCCTGGCAAGCTGGGGGGCTGGATCGAACAGGCGTCACCGCCGGCGTGGCACGCGCACGGGGCCTTCGATGGCGCCCCGGCGTAG
- a CDS encoding universal stress protein, producing MKILVATDGSKYALRAVKYAAKLIALLQPASHSITLISVHDNTGMRIANSILGSEDVIAYLHERSTAELKAAMTFLKSAGIDHKSVIRTGHIAQEIVKFAKEGKFDLVVLGSKGRSAIVDILVGSVAQRVLATALQPVVLVK from the coding sequence ATGAAAATCCTTGTAGCAACCGATGGTTCGAAATACGCGCTACGCGCCGTCAAGTACGCGGCCAAGCTGATCGCATTGCTGCAGCCAGCCTCTCATTCGATCACGCTCATCAGCGTGCACGACAACACGGGCATGCGCATCGCGAATTCGATCCTGGGCTCGGAAGACGTGATCGCCTACCTGCATGAGCGAAGCACCGCGGAGCTCAAGGCGGCCATGACCTTTCTCAAGTCGGCGGGCATCGACCACAAATCGGTGATCCGTACGGGACACATCGCACAGGAGATCGTCAAGTTCGCCAAGGAGGGGAAGTTCGACCTGGTCGTACTGGGATCCAAGGGCCGAAGCGCCATCGTCGATATTCTGGTGGGCTCGGTTGCCCAACGCGTGTTGGCGACTGCCCTGCAGCCTGTCGTACTGGTCAAGTAG
- a CDS encoding cation-translocating P-type ATPase, which translates to MRVAPHALEEKETARSEPATATTGGLTEAAARQRLALDGPNEVAVSQPHGMLRLVRKVALEPMFLLLVACAAIYMLLGDAQEALMLLCFVFVVMGISFVQQRRSERSLEALRDLSSPQALVRRDGAIRRIAARELVVGDTVLLAEGDCVPADMSLAEASNLAIDESLLTGESVPVTKQAVAGEEARAADAGTAFSGTLVTQGTGRGRVTATGAHSALGRIGISLAAIGMQATPIQRETRSVVKWVAIVGLALAAALASAYGMLRGDWLQGLLAGLTFAMAVIPEELPVVLTLFLGLGAWRLAREKVLARSIPAVELLGATTVLCVDKTGTLTANRMTVRRLWSGGARYDALEARGAALQEELHALLEYAVLASHRRAFDPMESAIVDIAGQLLAGTEHLHSDWTLIDDYPLSPQMLAMSRVWRSPDERAFLIAAKGAPEAIVDLCHLDADHADRIASQVLAMAADGLRVLGVASATFDADVLPGLQHDFDFRFLGLVGLEDPVRADVPQAIAECRAAGIRVVMMTGDHPATAIAVARQAGLSIDAPVMTGVELALLTDGALTARLAATTIFCRVQPEQKLRLVRAFRARGDVVAMTGDGVNDAPALKAADIGVAMGARGTEVAREAAALVLLNDDFASLVTAIRYGRRVFANLRKAIVFVVAVHVPIVGLSILPVVFGWPMLLMPVHILFLQLIIDPACSVVFEAEPLEEDAMQVPPRRPDQRLFDSSVLIRGLCQGMGLLGLLVLTHAGARWFSVPDDTARALTFVALVLSNLGLIQSNRSRGRMALHGTSASNRQFGWIAAGSVAVLCVALAVPAMGRLFSFVTPSPLLLATGLGMAVLSVLWFEFTKWMLRRSIA; encoded by the coding sequence GTGCGAGTCGCTCCCCACGCGCTCGAAGAGAAGGAAACGGCTCGCTCCGAGCCCGCCACGGCAACGACTGGCGGTCTGACCGAAGCCGCGGCGCGACAGCGCCTGGCGTTGGACGGGCCGAATGAAGTTGCGGTCTCGCAGCCGCACGGCATGCTGCGCCTGGTGCGCAAGGTAGCGTTGGAGCCGATGTTTCTGTTGCTCGTGGCCTGCGCAGCCATCTACATGCTGTTGGGCGATGCACAGGAAGCGCTCATGCTGCTGTGCTTCGTCTTCGTCGTCATGGGCATCAGCTTTGTCCAGCAGCGGCGCAGCGAGCGCTCCCTGGAGGCATTGCGCGATCTGTCCAGTCCGCAAGCGTTGGTCCGGCGCGACGGTGCAATCCGACGCATTGCCGCACGCGAACTGGTCGTTGGCGATACGGTGCTGCTGGCAGAAGGAGATTGCGTGCCTGCGGACATGTCTCTCGCCGAAGCATCGAACCTCGCCATCGACGAATCGTTGCTGACCGGGGAGTCTGTGCCGGTCACCAAGCAGGCCGTGGCCGGCGAGGAAGCCAGGGCTGCGGATGCCGGCACGGCATTTTCTGGCACGCTCGTGACGCAAGGGACTGGGCGTGGGCGGGTGACGGCCACCGGCGCGCACAGCGCACTCGGACGCATCGGAATTTCATTGGCCGCGATCGGCATGCAGGCCACGCCGATCCAGCGGGAGACGCGAAGCGTCGTCAAGTGGGTGGCCATTGTGGGGTTGGCGCTTGCCGCCGCACTCGCGTCAGCCTACGGCATGCTTCGCGGTGACTGGCTGCAGGGTTTGTTGGCCGGGCTGACGTTCGCGATGGCTGTCATCCCCGAGGAATTGCCGGTGGTGCTCACACTGTTCCTCGGCCTGGGCGCCTGGCGGCTGGCGCGCGAGAAGGTGTTGGCCCGGAGCATTCCGGCCGTCGAGTTGCTCGGGGCGACCACTGTGCTGTGCGTCGACAAGACCGGCACGCTGACGGCCAATCGCATGACAGTGCGGCGGCTCTGGTCCGGCGGCGCGAGGTACGACGCCCTGGAGGCACGGGGCGCCGCCCTGCAGGAAGAACTGCACGCGCTGCTGGAGTATGCGGTGCTGGCCAGCCATCGCCGTGCATTCGACCCGATGGAATCCGCCATCGTCGACATCGCGGGACAACTGCTCGCCGGCACGGAGCATCTGCATTCGGACTGGACGCTGATCGACGACTACCCGTTGTCGCCGCAGATGCTGGCGATGTCGCGCGTATGGCGCTCACCCGACGAGCGCGCGTTCCTCATTGCCGCCAAGGGGGCCCCCGAGGCCATCGTCGATCTGTGCCACCTGGATGCGGACCACGCCGATCGCATCGCCAGCCAGGTCCTGGCGATGGCGGCCGACGGCCTGCGCGTCCTCGGCGTTGCGTCGGCCACCTTCGATGCCGACGTCCTGCCCGGACTGCAGCACGACTTCGATTTCCGCTTCCTCGGCCTGGTCGGCCTCGAAGATCCGGTGCGGGCCGACGTGCCACAGGCCATCGCTGAATGCCGCGCTGCCGGCATCCGGGTCGTGATGATGACGGGAGACCATCCAGCCACCGCGATCGCGGTCGCGCGACAGGCCGGGCTGAGCATCGACGCGCCTGTCATGACCGGCGTCGAGCTGGCCTTGCTGACCGACGGCGCGCTCACCGCACGGTTGGCCGCAACGACCATCTTCTGCCGGGTGCAGCCCGAGCAGAAGCTTCGTTTGGTGCGGGCTTTCCGTGCACGCGGCGATGTGGTCGCGATGACCGGCGACGGCGTCAACGATGCACCGGCCCTCAAAGCCGCGGACATCGGTGTGGCGATGGGCGCGCGAGGAACCGAGGTCGCCCGCGAGGCGGCTGCACTGGTCCTGCTGAACGACGACTTTGCCTCGCTGGTGACGGCGATCCGCTACGGACGCCGGGTGTTCGCCAACCTTCGAAAGGCGATTGTCTTTGTGGTGGCGGTCCACGTGCCGATCGTGGGGCTGTCGATCCTGCCGGTGGTCTTCGGCTGGCCCATGCTTCTGATGCCGGTGCACATCCTGTTCCTGCAATTGATCATCGACCCTGCCTGCTCGGTGGTGTTCGAGGCAGAGCCTCTTGAAGAGGACGCCATGCAAGTCCCGCCGCGTCGCCCGGACCAGCGACTGTTCGATTCATCGGTCCTCATCAGAGGCCTGTGCCAGGGCATGGGATTGCTGGGGCTGCTTGTGCTGACCCATGCGGGCGCGCGTTGGTTTTCGGTGCCGGACGACACGGCACGGGCGCTGACTTTCGTGGCGCTGGTGCTGTCCAACCTGGGCTTGATCCAAAGCAACCGCTCCCGGGGCCGCATGGCCTTGCACGGCACCAGCGCATCCAACCGCCAGTTCGGCTGGATCGCTGCGGGAAGCGTTGCCGTTCTTTGCGTCGCGCTCGCGGTACCCGCCATGGGTCGTCTGTTCTCGTTTGTGACGCCGTCACCGCTGCTGTTGGCGACCGGCCTGGGAATGGCGGTGCTGAGTGTGCTCTGGTTCGAGTTCACCAAATGGATGCTTCGTCGGTCGATCGCTTGA
- a CDS encoding universal stress protein yields MKLLVAVDGSKNSLRAVKYAAKLAHLLRTSSNKITLVSVHDDTGLRHARAFVGKAEVADYLRELSEKELRPARKLLKDDGIGYDMEIRTGHVAQEIIDCATAGGFDMIVLGSKGRGALADLLLGSVAQRVLANAKQPVVIVK; encoded by the coding sequence ATGAAGCTACTCGTCGCGGTCGACGGATCCAAGAACTCGCTTCGCGCGGTGAAATACGCGGCCAAGCTTGCGCACCTGCTGCGCACCAGTTCGAACAAGATCACGCTGGTCAGCGTGCATGACGACACCGGCCTGCGCCATGCCAGGGCTTTCGTCGGGAAGGCGGAAGTCGCGGACTATCTGCGCGAACTCAGCGAAAAGGAACTCAGGCCTGCCCGCAAGCTGCTGAAGGACGACGGCATCGGCTACGACATGGAGATCCGCACCGGCCACGTGGCCCAGGAGATCATCGACTGCGCGACCGCCGGCGGCTTCGACATGATCGTGCTGGGCTCGAAGGGCCGTGGCGCGCTGGCGGATCTGCTGCTTGGCTCCGTGGCGCAGCGCGTGCTCGCGAACGCAAAGCAGCCCGTCGTGATCGTGAAGTGA
- a CDS encoding ABC transporter ATP-binding protein: MTTSSVLLAVENLGVHAGARPLLRDVSFSLRPGEVLTLLGESGAGKSLLAQAVMGNLPAALRAGGRVLLDGVESRAEEVRARRSLWGRTLALLPQEPALALDPLMRIAPQLSETHELVRGAAFEEAEAAAARDLDAAGLAASARRYAWELSGGMAQRAAATVACAGGARVLLADEPTKGLDAHWRDHTVAMLQSVQRSGGCVVVITHDLRVARALGGQLIVLRAGEVVEQGDAQTVLASPRHAYTRRLVAAEPAHWPRRATVATGAPVLSAQGLSKGFGGKPLFDGLDLQIHAGDRFVLQGPSGTGKSTLGNVLLGLLPADRGVVRRAEGLSSTAFQKLYQDPVGSFAPSVSLESSLRDVAARHRCAWPGVLQQLERLGVPADLLGRRPAEVSGGELQRVALARVLTVRPALVFADEPTSRLDPLSQQEAMDVLLDALDERGAALMLVTHDEDIADAVGTTRWRFVQT, from the coding sequence ATGACCACTTCTTCCGTCCTGCTCGCTGTCGAGAATCTTGGTGTGCACGCCGGCGCCAGGCCGCTGCTGCGCGACGTGTCCTTCAGCCTGCGCCCCGGCGAAGTGCTCACGCTGCTCGGTGAAAGCGGTGCCGGCAAATCGCTGCTGGCTCAGGCCGTGATGGGAAACCTTCCCGCGGCGTTGCGCGCTGGAGGCAGGGTCTTGCTGGACGGCGTCGAAAGCCGTGCCGAGGAGGTCAGGGCGCGTCGGTCGCTTTGGGGACGCACGCTCGCATTGCTGCCGCAGGAGCCCGCTCTGGCGCTGGATCCGCTGATGCGCATCGCGCCCCAGTTGTCCGAAACGCACGAACTGGTTCGTGGCGCCGCCTTCGAGGAGGCCGAGGCGGCGGCCGCGAGAGACCTCGATGCCGCGGGTCTGGCCGCCTCGGCGCGGCGCTATGCGTGGGAGTTGTCCGGCGGCATGGCGCAGCGCGCCGCCGCAACCGTTGCCTGTGCTGGCGGCGCACGCGTACTCCTGGCGGACGAACCCACCAAGGGTCTGGATGCGCATTGGCGCGACCATACTGTGGCGATGCTTCAGTCGGTGCAGCGCAGCGGCGGCTGCGTCGTGGTCATCACGCATGACCTGCGCGTTGCGCGGGCGCTGGGCGGACAGCTGATCGTGCTGCGCGCGGGCGAAGTGGTCGAACAGGGCGACGCCCAAACTGTCCTCGCGAGCCCGCGGCATGCGTACACGCGGCGGCTCGTTGCGGCCGAGCCGGCCCATTGGCCACGGAGGGCGACGGTCGCGACAGGTGCACCGGTGCTGAGCGCGCAAGGCCTGTCGAAGGGCTTTGGCGGCAAGCCGCTGTTCGACGGGCTCGACCTGCAGATCCATGCCGGTGACCGCTTCGTGTTGCAGGGCCCCAGCGGCACGGGAAAGAGCACGCTGGGCAATGTGCTGCTGGGCCTGCTGCCGGCCGATCGGGGCGTGGTGCGGCGTGCCGAAGGCCTGTCCTCGACCGCCTTCCAGAAGCTCTACCAGGACCCGGTCGGGTCTTTCGCGCCCAGCGTCAGCCTGGAGAGTTCGCTGCGGGATGTGGCCGCGCGCCATCGCTGCGCCTGGCCGGGTGTGCTGCAGCAGCTCGAACGGCTGGGCGTACCCGCGGATTTGCTGGGGCGTCGGCCCGCGGAGGTGTCCGGCGGCGAACTGCAGCGCGTCGCGCTTGCACGCGTACTCACGGTGCGGCCCGCCCTGGTGTTTGCTGATGAACCGACCTCACGGCTGGATCCTTTGTCGCAGCAGGAGGCCATGGACGTGCTCCTCGATGCGCTGGACGAGCGCGGCGCCGCGTTGATGCTGGTGACGCACGACGAAGACATTGCGGATGCCGTGGGAACGACCCGGTGGAGATTCGTGCAGACCTGA
- a CDS encoding ABC transporter permease has product MNGSLLDASALTGRRSRRAATRRRTGFCILASVAVFSLFGPAVIGIDPARQTLADTLLPPGAAHWLGTDVLGRSVLARLAHAARLSLGLALLAAVTAAIPGVLLGVVASWRRGRIERGLVMLADAVLSVPGLLLVLLFAALAPGRYWALYIGLSLSLWVEYFRVARAASRPVLAGDAVQASRLLGFGPGYVLRRHLLPALAPVLGTLLAFSAAQAVLALAALGFIGVGLQPPTPELGLMMIEFLPHYEEAPWLIAAPVALLMLLVFGMMLLVSEGEPA; this is encoded by the coding sequence ATGAACGGCAGTCTGCTCGACGCATCCGCGCTCACCGGGCGGAGGTCGCGGCGCGCGGCGACGCGCCGTCGCACGGGCTTCTGCATCCTCGCATCGGTGGCGGTGTTTTCGCTGTTCGGGCCGGCCGTGATCGGCATCGACCCGGCCCGCCAGACGCTCGCCGACACGCTGCTGCCGCCGGGCGCGGCCCACTGGCTGGGCACCGACGTGCTGGGCCGCAGCGTGCTTGCGCGCCTGGCACACGCGGCCCGGCTCTCACTCGGTCTCGCATTGCTGGCCGCAGTGACCGCGGCCATTCCCGGCGTGCTGCTGGGCGTTGTTGCCAGCTGGCGCCGCGGGCGCATCGAACGCGGGCTGGTCATGCTGGCCGATGCGGTGCTCTCGGTGCCAGGCCTGCTGCTGGTGCTGCTGTTCGCCGCACTGGCGCCGGGACGCTACTGGGCGCTCTACATCGGCCTCTCGCTGTCGCTGTGGGTCGAGTACTTTCGCGTCGCTCGCGCGGCGAGCCGGCCGGTGCTCGCGGGTGATGCGGTGCAGGCTTCGCGCCTGTTGGGCTTCGGGCCGGGCTATGTCCTGCGCAGGCATCTGCTGCCGGCACTCGCACCGGTGTTGGGCACCTTGCTGGCCTTCAGCGCCGCACAGGCCGTGCTGGCGCTGGCCGCGTTGGGCTTCATCGGCGTGGGGCTGCAGCCACCGACGCCTGAACTGGGACTGATGATGATTGAATTCCTTCCCCACTACGAGGAAGCGCCATGGCTCATCGCGGCGCCGGTGGCGCTGTTGATGCTGCTGGTGTTCGGGATGATGCTGCTCGTTTCGGAGGGGGAACCGGCATGA
- a CDS encoding ABC transporter permease, with translation MSGKRTAWGGILLRRAVQIVALGLLVGTVCFFMARSLPGDMATRIAAGRYGYDLVSNAAADAVRIELGLDRPLWLALLQWWGEIARLDLGTSLVTGNSVWSEVVHQLGATIDLAVASLAVAVVVGLPLGTWSGLHAGGCIDRLTLALAVVLRAVPPFLLAVLLMVLVAVRLGALPVAGDHHVGSVLLPALTLGLGLAAGLARVTRAAMREAAASPSFEFARTKGLSDRQALVRHGLRQAAAPVVAYLGVHAVFLVEGAVVVETLFAWPGIGHALVHAVFGRDVPMIQGAALCMGLLFVVFNLLVDAGCLALDPRRRRGEAA, from the coding sequence ATGAGCGGGAAACGCACAGCCTGGGGGGGCATCCTGCTGCGCCGTGCCGTTCAGATCGTCGCGCTGGGCCTGCTGGTGGGCACGGTGTGCTTCTTCATGGCACGTTCGCTGCCGGGCGACATGGCCACCCGCATCGCGGCGGGACGCTACGGCTACGACCTCGTGAGCAACGCGGCGGCCGATGCCGTGCGCATCGAGCTCGGGCTCGACCGGCCCTTGTGGCTCGCGCTGCTGCAGTGGTGGGGAGAAATCGCACGCCTCGATCTCGGCACTTCGCTGGTCACCGGCAATTCGGTCTGGAGTGAAGTGGTGCATCAACTGGGCGCCACCATCGACCTGGCGGTCGCTTCCTTGGCCGTCGCGGTCGTCGTCGGCTTGCCGCTGGGCACCTGGTCCGGACTGCATGCGGGCGGCTGTATCGACCGGCTCACGCTGGCGCTGGCGGTGGTGCTGCGCGCGGTGCCGCCCTTCCTGCTCGCCGTGTTGCTGATGGTGCTGGTCGCGGTGCGGCTCGGGGCGTTGCCGGTGGCGGGCGACCACCACGTGGGCAGCGTGCTCCTGCCGGCGCTCACGTTGGGCCTGGGCCTGGCCGCGGGGCTTGCTCGCGTGACCCGGGCCGCGATGCGCGAGGCGGCCGCTTCTCCATCCTTCGAGTTCGCCCGCACCAAGGGGCTGTCGGACCGGCAGGCGCTGGTGCGCCACGGCCTGCGCCAGGCCGCCGCGCCGGTGGTGGCCTATCTCGGTGTGCACGCTGTGTTCCTGGTCGAAGGCGCCGTCGTGGTCGAGACCTTGTTCGCCTGGCCCGGGATCGGTCATGCACTGGTGCATGCGGTGTTCGGTCGCGACGTGCCGATGATCCAGGGGGCTGCGCTGTGCATGGGCCTGCTGTTCGTGGTGTTCAACCTGCTGGTGGATGCGGGTTGCCTCGCGCTTGATCCGCGCCGGCGCAGGGGGGAGGCGGCATGA